The following coding sequences are from one Rutidosis leptorrhynchoides isolate AG116_Rl617_1_P2 chromosome 11, CSIRO_AGI_Rlap_v1, whole genome shotgun sequence window:
- the LOC139877543 gene encoding uncharacterized protein: protein MKRERNGGIWDFEHGMAANGGGQDLILGLDGGTTSTVCICMPVFSFDDVSIPPDPPPVLARAVAGCSNHNSVGEIAARETLEHVMADALSKSGSTRSSVRAVCLAVSGVNHPSDQQRILSWLRAIFPNYVKCFVHNDAVAAMASGTMGKLHGCVLIAGTGTIAYGYTEDGREARASGAGPVLGDWGSGYGISAMALTSVIRAYDGRGPQTMLTSRILHELDLSSPDELIGWTYADPSWARIAALVPVVVSCAETGDEVANGILLDAVQELALSVKAVVSKLGLCGEDGKEACPLVMVGGVLEANRKWDIGKEVISCIIKEFPKMVPIRPKVEPAVGAALLAWYFLKKQS, encoded by the exons ATGAAGAGGGAGAGAAATGGGGGGATTTGGGATTTCGAACATGGAATGGCGGCTAATGGCGGTGGTCAGGATTTGATTTTGGGATTGGATGGTGGGACCACGTCTACTGTGTGTATATGTATGCCTGTTTTTTCGTTCGATGATGTCAGCATTCCGCCTGACCCTCCACCGGTATTGGCTCGTGCTGTTGCTGGTTGTTCGAATCATAATAGTGTTGGAG AAATTGCTGCAAGGGAAACACTAGAACATGTTATGGCAGATGCTCTTTCAAAGTCGGGTTCTACTCGATCATCTGTGCGAGCAGTTTGTTTAGCTGTATCAGGAGTTAATCATCCTTCAGACCAACAAAGAATATTAAGTTGGCTGAG AGCGATATTCCCGAACTATGTTAAATGTTTTGTACACAATGATGCTGTGGCTGCTATGGCTAGTGGGACCATGGGTAAGCTTCACGGGTGTGTTTTAATTGCTGGTACGGGGACCATTGCTTATGGGTATACCGAAGATGGAAGAGAAGCCCGGGCTTCTGGTGCGGGGCCCGTATTAGGTGATTGGGGAAG TGGATATGGTATATCTGCTATGGCATTGACATCTGTAATACGGGCTTATGATGGTCGTGGGCCACAAACAATGCTTACGTCAAGAATTCTGCACGAACTGGATCTTTCTTCTCCAGATGAACTAATCGG GTGGACGTACGCTGATCCATCGTGGGCCCGTATTGCAGCTTTAGTCCCGGTTGTAGTATCTTGTGCAGAAACAGGGGATGAAGTTGCAAATGGGATATTGCTTGATGCAGTTCAAGAATTGGCTTTAAGTGTCAAAGCTGTTGTTTCTAAACTAGGGTTATGTGGCGAAG ATGGAAAGGAAGCATGCCCTCTTGTAATGGTTGGTGGTGTTCTTGAAGCTAATAGGAAGTGGGATATAGGAAAAGAAGTAATTAGTTGCATTATTAAAGAGTTCCCTAAAATGGTTCCAATTCGGCCTAAG GTTGAGCCAGCAGTTGGAGCAGCTTTGCTTGCATGGTATTTTTTAAAGAAACAATCGTAA